Genomic segment of Sandaracinaceae bacterium:
CGGCCAGACGCCGTGGCTCGCGGCGCTGGCGCTCGGCGTGCTCGGGCTGATCTGGCGTCAGCGCCCGTAGGCCTCGACCGCGTCGAGCCAGCTCTTCACCTGCGCGTCCGAGGGCATGCGCCAGTCGCCGCGCGGCGAGAGCGCGACCATTCCGACCTTCGGCGCGTCGGCGGTGCAGCTGCGCTTGAACTGGTGGGTGAAGAAGCGGCGGAAGAACACCGAGAGCCAGCGCTTCAGCGTCTCGAGCGTGTAGGCGTCCCCGAAGGCCGCCTGCGCGAGGTCCAGGATCCGGCCCGGCCGCGCCCCGTGGCGGACGAAGTGGTAGAGGAAGAAGTCGTGCAGCTCATAGGGCCCGATGGTGCTCTCGGTGAGCTGCGCGATCTGGCCCTCCTCGTCCGCCGGCAAGAGCTCCGGCGAGATGGGCGTCTCCAGTATCCCGAACAGGATCCGCCGCAGCGCGTCGGCGTCGCCCGCCCAGTGCGCGGCGCGCTCGTTCGCCACCCAGCGGATCACGAAGCGGATGAGCGTCTTCGGCACGCTCGCGTTCACGTCGTACATCGCGATGTGGTCTCCCGCGTAGGTCGACCAGCCGAGCGCCTTCTCCGACAGGTCGCCGGTGCCGACCACGAGCCCGCCGCGCTGATTCGCGAGCGTCATCAGGACGAGCGTGCGCAGCCTCGCTTGCACGTTCTCGAGCGTCACGTCGCCGAGGCTCGGGGTCTCTCGCACCTTCGCGAGCAGCCCTTCGACGTCGTCCGTGCCCGCCGCGGCGTCGTGCCCGACCGACTTCAGCAGCATGTGACTCGCGTCGCTGACCCCGACCTCGAGGAAGGTCGCGCCGAGCTCCAGGCTGAGCTCCTCCGCGCGGGTGCGCGTCCCCGCGGTGGTGCCGAGCCCGGGCAGGGTCGCGGCGATCAGGTCCGAGCGGGGCTGCCCGCGGAGATCGAGCGCGGCCGCGCAGACGAGGGCCGCCATCGTCGAGTCGAGCCCGCCCGAGACGCCGAGCACGAGCTTGGGCGCGCCGATCGCGGCCATGCGGGTGGCGAGCGCGTTGCTCTGGATCTCGAAGATCTCCCAGCAGCGCGTGGCCAGGGTCGCGGGATCCCGCGGCAAAAACGGGTGCGCGGGCACGTCCCGCTTCAACGACGCGGTCTCGGGGCCCGCGGTGAAGAGCACGCGCCGGTGCGGGGTGCGGGTCTCGCGCGCGCAGT
This window contains:
- a CDS encoding NAD(+) synthase, whose translation is MRGFARVSVAVPVVRVADFDGNVAHTLSLLERAHGQGDALVVFPELGLCGYTVRDLVLDQHLLESCERALEALLEASLERSPLAVVGMPIRVGGGVFNCAVAFQRGRILGVVPKAYLPTYREFEEARWFRPGTEVAPGSRCRIAGQDVPFGLDLLFEAETQRDLVVGLEVCEDYWVHAPPHLAHVSNGATVIANLSASNFTVGKAELRRLLARSASDRGKCAYLYVAAGPGESSTDLAFDADAFISENGAVLAESRRFLRENQLVTADVDLELLQRERAVTGTFGDCARETRTPHRRVLFTAGPETASLKRDVPAHPFLPRDPATLATRCWEIFEIQSNALATRMAAIGAPKLVLGVSGGLDSTMAALVCAAALDLRGQPRSDLIAATLPGLGTTAGTRTRAEELSLELGATFLEVGVSDASHMLLKSVGHDAAAGTDDVEGLLAKVRETPSLGDVTLENVQARLRTLVLMTLANQRGGLVVGTGDLSEKALGWSTYAGDHIAMYDVNASVPKTLIRFVIRWVANERAAHWAGDADALRRILFGILETPISPELLPADEEGQIAQLTESTIGPYELHDFFLYHFVRHGARPGRILDLAQAAFGDAYTLETLKRWLSVFFRRFFTHQFKRSCTADAPKVGMVALSPRGDWRMPSDAQVKSWLDAVEAYGR